The following coding sequences lie in one Metopolophium dirhodum isolate CAU chromosome 5, ASM1992520v1, whole genome shotgun sequence genomic window:
- the LOC132944224 gene encoding uncharacterized protein LOC132944224 codes for MFPDGKDRMDNQGSSEETNCSAVDVDVGISDRCIRKIQKQPSKTSNKNDGPTVPGIKKMSLACMQASSERLSKNFDRKMSKPIIKKESNVNVDDKQLKKVPNMMTTATVPRSVSEVTKTRLLVLPLTPEPARLKHQCIHENTDTVSYMPSKKDVAVQTFPLPLFQQQPAEMSSTDGRHPPQPLISRKRLNNDAPFKDIVEKFDKFIRKNMKTTIQFKKYIDNLSPRRIVAAASTHDYWKYLMYFSTFSIGVISTYMLNYGWYHLQRIKNTPHLLK; via the exons ATGTTTCCCGACGGTAAAGATCGGATGGACAACCAAGGAAGTTCCGAGGAGACGAACTGTTCGGCTGTGGATGTAGATGTTGGGATCTC agaCAGATGCATACGGAAAATTCAAAAGCAGCCGTCGAAAACGTCAAATAAAAACGACGGACCTACTGTGCCTGGG atcaaAAAGATGTCTTTGGCTTGCATGCAAGCAAGCTCCGAAAGACTCTCGAAAAATTTTGATCGCAAAATGTCTAAGCCAATAATAAAGAAGGAAAGCAATGTGAATGTCGATGACaagcaattaaaaaaagtgCCGAACATGATGACTACTGCAACA gtgcCGCGTAGTGTGTCTGAGGTGACAAAAACGAGATTATTAGTCCTGCCCTTGACTCCAGAACCAGCACGGCTGAAACATCAATGTATTCATGAAAATACAGATACGGTTAGCTATATGCCGTCTAAAAAAGACGTCGCTGTGCAAACATTTCCACTGCCATTATTCCAGCAACAGCCGGCCGAGATGAGTTCCACGGATGGTCGTCACCCGCCCCAACCGCTTATTTCGA gaAAAAGACTAAATAATGATGCCCCATTTAAAGACATTGTTGAGAAATTCGataaatttataagaaaaaatatgaaaacgacgattcagtttaaaaaatatattgacaattTGTCGCCCCGGAGAATTGTAGCTGCTGCGTCCACCCACGATTATTGGAAGTACCTCATGTACTTCTCTACGTTCTCGATTGGAGTCATCAGTACTTATATGTTGAACTACGGTTGGTACCATCTACAAAGGATCAAAAATACcccacatttattaaaataa
- the LOC132944350 gene encoding transcriptional repressor CTCFL-like translates to MSENEGTIVLDSGSSANTMTIDGTHIKLEATTSGTENITDIQNYLDSFNKEIEGNDVTQVQTDGESVEHAYFIDQNVQYYYQTTTGDGQMVMVGGLSEHDAQMMANTNDNNMDNVTQIVLPNVQDKIKKDIPQIVALGDGSGYQTVTLVQADADANNYVLYVVKQQNDKSDETSLSMEISQEDPDPDDPDVNNVYDFNDGEDPTLPKKQEIIDSGEEDDKSKILKLVPKKSQTVTQAHMCNYCNYTTGKRYLLSRHMKSHSKERPHKCTVCERGFKTLTSLQNHVNTHTGTKPYQCRSCPSAFTTSGELVRHVRYKHTHEKPHKCTICDYASVELSKMRNHMRCHTGERPYQCPHCTYASPDTFKLKRHLRIHTGEKPYECDICFSRFTQSNSLKTHRLIHSGEKPVFKCDHCPATCGRKTDLRIHVQKLHTSDKPIKCKRCGDAFPDRYQYKVHCKSHEGEKCYKCELCPYASMSQRHLETHMLIHTDEKPFHCKLCDQSFRQKQLLRRHHNLYHNPAYIPPPPHAKTHQCNTCQRSFRHKGNLLRHMEVHMQESTGNDRNTALKQRLEYTDSANEDESEEDTSIPTSETGVVAVEGDDGQQYVVLEVIQLDGQDQIDSYTSTSVSIQADQSSSPSQKDLTILKTASLLDVKEECGDGVENCFGFDDEDDEETTNSGG, encoded by the exons ATGTCTGAAAACGAAGGAACTATTG TATTAGATAGTGGATCATCTGCAAATACCATGACTATTGATGGGACTCACATAAAATTGGAGGCTACAACCTCTGGCACTGAAAATATAACAGATATACAAAATTACTTGGATTCATTCAATAAAGAGATTGAaggaaatgatgtaacccaagtaCAAACtg atggAGAGTCGGTAGAACATGCATATTTCATAGATCAAAAtgtccaatattattatcaaacaactACAGGAGATGGCCAGATGGTTATGGTTGgag gacTTTCAGAACACGATGCACAAATGATGGCTAACACAAATGATAACAATATGGACAACGTAACTCAAATTGTTCTGCCTAATGtacaagataaaattaaaaaagatatcccccaa ATTGTTGCTTTAGGAGATGGTAGTGGGTATCAAACAGTCACTCTCGTTCAAGCTGACGCTGATGCCAATAATTACGTTCTTTATGTAGTCAAACAACAAAATGATAAAAGTGATGAAACAAGCCTTAGTATGGAGATTTCTCAAGAAGACCCTGATCCAGATGATCCTgatgttaataatgtatatgattTTAATGATGGCGAAGATCCGACTCTACCAAAAAAACAGGAAATTATa gatTCAGGCGAAGAAGatgataaatctaaaatacttaaattagtACCTAAAAAGTCACAGACTGTGACACAAGCACATAtgtgtaattattgtaattacacTACTGGAAAAAG GTATTTGTTGTCTCGTCATATGAAGTCTCATTCTAAAGAACGTCCTCATAAATGTACTGTTTGTGAACGTGGATTCAAAACTCTAACTTCTTTGCAAAATCATGTTAATACTCACACTGGAACAAAACCATATCAATGTCGAAGTTGTCCAAGTGCATTTACTACATCGG GAGAACTTGTTAGACATGTTCGGTATAAGCATACTCATGAAAAACCacataaatgtacaatatgtgATTATGCTAGTGTAGAACTTAGCAAAATGAGAAACCACATGAGATGTCACACTGGTGAAAGACCGTACcaa tgtccCCATTGTACTTATGCAAGTCCagatacatttaaattgaaGCGTCATTTGCGTATACACACTGGTGAGAAACCATATGAGTGTGATATTTGCTTTTCTAGGTTTACCCAATCCAACAGTTTAAAAACACACAGATTAATACATAgtg GTGAAAAACCTGTATTTAAATGTGACCATTGTCCAGCCACTTGTGGTCGAAAAACTGATTTACGTATTCATGTACAAAAGCTTCATACTTCCGACAAACCTATTAAGTGCAAACGATGTGGTGATGCGTTCCCTGATCGTTACCAATACAAG GTTCACTGTAAATCACACGAAGgggaaaaatgttataaatgtgaATTATGTCCCTATGCTTCCATGTCTCAGCGTCATCTTGAAACTCATATGTTAATACATACAGATGAAAAACCATTCCATTGTAAACTATGTGAtcag tcattcaGACAAAAACAATTACTACGCCGCCATCATAATCTGTATCATAATCCAGCATATATACCACCTCCACCACATGCAAAAACTCATCAGTGTAATACATGCCAACGATCGTTTAGACATAAAGGAAATTTACTAAGACATATGGAAGTTCATATGCAAGAATCCACTGGAAATGATCGAAATACAGCATTAAAACAAAGACTagag TATACAGATTCAGCTAATGAGGATGAATCTGAAGAGGACACAAGTATTCCAACAAGTGAAACTGGAGTTGTAGCAGTAGAAGGCGACGATGGACAGCAATATGTTGTGCTTGAAGTGATTCAACTTGATGGTCAAGATCAGATAGATAGTTACACATCTACAAGTGTATCAATACAAGCCGATCAATCTTCTT CACCAAGTCAAAAAGaccttacaattttaaaaacagcGTCTCTGTTAGACGTGAAAGAAGAATGTGGTGATGGCGTTGAAAATTGTTTTGGTTTTGATGACGAAGATGATGAAGAAACAACAAACTCAGGTGGTTAA
- the LOC132945223 gene encoding uncharacterized protein LOC132945223 has protein sequence MPSSSGDANRAGLNQAGNKLKAMVAKNSATSSGFQLVSKNGKPLKNLSSPVSPSFRQIVKNPPSLNVSNISSSAFDYNNISLLTDKSSESTVMDINDNANDHTNEFDIDSSSPTDNSVAGLSSTKHDNTSNNNKYVNILQKSFSSDYIGPVIVLIESLIENTNLGN, from the coding sequence ATGCCGTCGTCTTCGGGCGACGCAAATCGCGCCGGCCTGAATCAAGCCGGTAATAAACTCAAGGCTATGGTTGCCAAAAATTCTGCCACAAGTTCTGGATTTCAGTTAGTCAGTAAAAACGGTAAGCCACTTAAAAATCTGTCCAGCCCCGTCTCACCAAGTTTTCGACAAATTGTCAAAAATCCTCCATCCTTAAACGTATCTAACATATCTAGCTCTGctttcgattataataatatctcacTGCTAACCGATAAATCGTCTGAGTCTACGGTCATGGACATAAATGATAACGCTAACGACCACACTAATGAGTTCGATATCGATTCCTCGTCTCCAACAGATAACTCCGTTGCGGGCCTCTCCTCAACAAAACACGATAAcacttctaataataataagtacgtcAATATTCTACAAAAATCTTTTTCATCTGACTATATTGGGCcagtaattgttttaattgagagtttaattgaaaatacaaatcTAGGAAACTGA
- the LOC132945672 gene encoding uncharacterized protein LOC132945672, with translation MSIVDKHLSSLGHKCLIYADDLVIFSSNKSLNISVDNINSALKDLRFILTKLSFEVAPEKCKSVIFTRRRYINHLNIYFDNNIIPFVPIITYLGIILDPKLCWSPHITSLTIFASRWSNFLRSITGTWWGSHPSCLLSIYFSIIRSKLDYGCFLFGSASFCNWKKLNKLQISCLRTIMGYVDSTPCPAIVVESICPPFNIRCRWLAGKFILKSLSHSKHLIFDIYYSLYLNWRYVPKSTPVLSIIANSVSCFHQFIINSVKLPLYELPYDSLLCSPHVQLGHQFSDLSSNDFKLMSYSMVNAAFSNYLNIQFLDFIIIYTDGSVSPLFAVYAFHIPKLHLSFTNNLPPSSSSFSAECYAIIEALTLILNFTPNKYLIATDSMSCLQALVSNPFNSQISPIVLRIKSLVFNLNQSNYTIHFLWIPSHTGIRGNEIADNLAK, from the coding sequence ATGAGTATTGTTGACAAGCATCTCTCATCGCTCGGTCATAAATGTCTTATTTATGCTGACGATCTAGTAATTTTCTCTTCCAATAAGTCCCTCAATATTTCCGTTGATAACATCAATTCTGCCCTGAAGGATCTAAGGTTTATCCTAACCAAATTGTCTTTTGAAGTTGCTCCTGAAAAATGCAAATCTGTTATTTTCACTCGACGCAGATACATTAACCATCttaacatatattttgataacaatattataccttttGTACCAATTATCACTTATTTAGGTATCATCCTTGATCCCAAACTTTGTTGGTCACCTCACATTACGTCACTCACAATTTTCGCCTCTCGTTGGTCTAATTTTCTTAGATCAATAACTGGTACGTGGTGGGGCTCTCATCCCTCATGCTTATTATCCATTTATTTCTCAATTATACGCTCTAAATTGGACTATGGTTGTTTCCTTTTTGGGTCAGCCTCTTTTTGTAATTGGAAAAAACTTAACAAACTTCAAATCTCCTGCCTCAGAACCATTATGGGTTATGTAGATTCCACTCCATGCCCTGCTATTGTAGTCGAATCTATTTGCCCGCCCTTCAATATTAGATGTCGTTGGCTCGctggtaaatttattttgaaatcattATCTCATAGTAAACActtaatttttgacatttacTATTCTTTATATCTCAATTGGCGCTATGTCCCCAAATCCACTCCAGTCTTATCTATTATCGCTAATTCCGTTTCGTGTTTCCACCAATTCATCATCAACTCAGTTAAACTTCCTCTTTATGAGCTTCCATATGATTCATTACTATGTTCCCCTCATGTTCAATTAGGTCATCAATTTTCTGACCTTTCCTCCAATGATTTCAAATTGATGTCTTACTCCATGGTAAATGCAGCTTTTTCAAACTATCTTAATATACAGTTtctcgattttattattatctatacagaTGGATCAGTATCACCTCTTTTTGCTGTTTATGCTTTCCACATTCCAAAATTGCATTTATCTTTCACTAACAACCTCCCTCCATCGTCTTCCTCCTTCTCAGCTGAATGCTATGCTATCATCGAAGCCCTAACATTAATTCTTAACTTCAcccctaataaatatttaatagccaCTGATTCTATGTCCTGCCTACAAGCTTTAGTTTCCAACCCTTTCAACTCTCAAATCTCCCCTATTGTTCTTCGTATCAAATCACTTGTTTTCAACCTCAATCAATCTAACTACACGATTCACTTCCTTTGGATTCCCAGTCACACTGGTATTCGAGGTAACGAGATTGCTGATAATTTGGCTAAATAA